A window from Triticum aestivum cultivar Chinese Spring chromosome 6D, IWGSC CS RefSeq v2.1, whole genome shotgun sequence encodes these proteins:
- the LOC123143431 gene encoding 3-ketoacyl-CoA synthase 20: MHPGQTLPNPDQPQPPRTHASRPKVLRTYATMSAAAQETTAGGGGGDGKRQGPCRPGHLKLGYHIVVSNAVYVLLAPFAAALALRASRLTPSDLAAARAYLLANLQLAASLVSVATALATAYLARRPRAVYLLDFACYKPGPDHVVTRETFMRQSSKAGAFTDDNLAFQRKILERSGLGQGTYFPAAVLNSPPNPCMAEARREAEAVMFGAIDSLLAKTGVRARDIGVVVVNCSLFNPTPSLSAMVVNHYKLRGNVASYNLGGMGCSAGLISIDLAKQLLQVHRNSYALVVSMENITLNWYWGNDRSMLMSNCLFRMGGAAILLSNRAADKRRSKYQLMHTVRTHHGADDRAYRCVFQEEDKAGRVGVALSNDLMAIAGSALKTNITTLGPLVLPMSEQILFLISLIGKKIFSLKMKPHIPDFKMDFEHFCIHAGGRAVLDTIEKNLELSDWHMDPTKMTLNRWGNTSSSLLRYELAYTEAKGRVRRGHRAWQIAFGSGFKCNNAVWRALKDIHPSKEARNNPWIEEIHRCPVEVPKVESVVSSP, from the exons ATGCATCCCGGACAAACACTTCCCAACCCCGACCAACCGCAGCCACCACGCACGCACGCTAGCCGGCCCAAGGTGCTACGTACGTACGCCACCATGAGCGCCGCCGCCCAAGAAAccacggccggcggcggcggcggcgatggcaagcGTCAGGGACCTTGCCGCCCGGGACACCTCAAGCTTGGCTACCACATCGTGGTGTCCAACGCGGTCTACGTGCTGCTGGCCCCGTTCGCCGCGGCGTTGGCGCTCCGCGCGTCCCGTCTCACCCCGTCCGACCTCGCGGCAGCGCGCGCCTACCTCCTCGCCAACCTCCAGCTCGCTGCCTCCCTCGTGTCCGTCGCCACGGCCCTCGCGACGGCCTACCTCGCGCGGCGGCCGCGCGCGGTGTACCTGCTGGACTTCGCGTGCTACAAGCCCGGGCCCGACCACGTGGTCACCCGGGAGACCTTCATGAGGCAGTCCAGCAAGGCCGGGGCGTTCACCGACGACAACCTGGCGTTCCAGCGGAAGATCCTGGAGCGGTCGGGGCTCGGGCAGGGGACCTACTTCCCGGCGGCGGTGCTCAACTCGCCCCCTAACCCGTGCATGGCGGAGGCGCGGCGGGAGGCGGAGGCTGTTATGTTCGGCGCCATCGACAGCCTGCTCGCCAAGACAGGGGTGCGGGCCAGGGACATCGGCGTCGTGGTCGTCAACTGCAGCCTCTTCAACCCGACGCCGTCGCTCTCCGCCATGGTCGTCAACCACTATAAGCTCCGCGGTAACGTCGCCAGCTACAACCTCGGCGGCATGGGATGCAGCGCCGGGCTCATCTCCATCGACCTGGCCAAGCAGCTGCTCCAG GTCCACCGGAACTCGTACGCGCTGGTGGTGAGCATGGAGAACATCACGCTGAATTGGTACTGGGGCAACGACCGCTCCATGCTCATGTCCAACTGCCTCTTCCGCATGGGCGGCGCGGCGATCCTCCTCAGCAACCGCGCCGCCGACAAGCGCCGCTCAAAGTACCAGCTCATGCACACCGTGCGGACGCACCACGGCGCCGACGACCGCGCCTACCGCTGCGTGTTCCAGGAGGAGGACAAGGCTGGCCGGGTCGGCGTCGCGCTCTCCAATGACCTCATGGCCATCGCCGGCTCGGCCCTCAAGACCAACATCACCACGCTCGGCCCCCTCGTTCTCCCCATGTCCGAGCAGATCCTTTTCCTCATATCTCTCATCGGCAAGAAGATCTTTAGTCTCAAGATGAAGCCCCACATTCCGGACTTCAAGATGGACTTCGAGCACTTCTGCATCCATGCTGGCGGCAGGGCGGTGCTGGACACCATCGAGAAGAACCTGGAGCTCAGTGACTGGCACATGGACCCTACGAAGATGACATTAAACCGGTGGGGGAACACGTCGAGCAGCCTGCTCAGGTACGAGCTTGCATACACGGAGGCCAAGGgacgcgtccgacgcgggcaccgtGCATGGCAGATCGCCTTCGGGTCAGGGTTCAAGTGTAACAACGCGGTGTGGCGCGCGCTCAAGGACATTCACCCGTCAAAGGAAGCCCGCAACAACCCATGGATTGAGGAGATCCACCGGTGCCCAGTTGAGGTGCCCAAGGTGGAGAGCGTCGTTTCATCGCCATGA